Genomic segment of Neofelis nebulosa isolate mNeoNeb1 chromosome 17, mNeoNeb1.pri, whole genome shotgun sequence:
ACTCTGAGAAGCTCTAAGGACTGGCCAGCCCTCAGGTGAGATTTCAGCCCCAACTCACAACGCTTGGATGGCCCCAAATCTCCAGATTTGAATTTAAGCGGAACTAAATACTAATACAggagttctcaaactttttggtctcaggacccctTTGTACTCGTAAATAAATATCAGCGGCCACAAAGAACTTTTGTTTACATGGGTTGTATCTACCCATCTTTACAATTTTAGCAATTAAAAGtgcaaaactttttaaatttttttttcccaaagtttatttaattttgagagagggacagacagaatgtgagcaggtgagggggcagagagagagggagacacagaattggaagcaggctccaggctctgagccgtcagcacggggcccgatgcagggctcggactcacaaacagtgagagcacgacctgagtgaagtcggaggcttaactgagccacccgggcgcccccaaacTGCAAAACTTTTAAATCACAGGAATACACAAGCACATATTGCACCAGCTGTCAGACCATTGATGTCATCACACATCACATAACCTCAAGAAAACTCCAAATTTTGGTGGGGGGCGGAGGCAAATAACATTTTGGTATTATTATGAAAAGAACTGTAACCATGCAAATCCCCTGAAAGGGTCTTGGGGATCCCGAGGCCACCAGACAACACCGCTGAACTAGAAACCCCTGCATTCCTGACTGACCCTTGCTGAGCTTTCGAGTTTTATCTTATTGACCATAGTCCCTAACAtcgatttttctcttcttattataGTAATAGGACCACCTAGGTTCCCGCTGGGAAAATGGCCACCCATCtagagactacatttcccaggctcccttgcaggTAAGCTTGACCATGTGACTAAATTCCGCTCAAAGGAAAGGCACAGAAAAGATGTAGAAAATGCCCAGCTCTTGTCCTTAAGAAGCGACATGCTCTCCAATATCCCTGTCCCCCTTCCTGCTTGCAGTAACGAGGTCGTGGTGGTGGTGACTTCCCTTCAACTGGGTTGAACAAGGAAacaccttatttttaattttttttaaagttttatctattttgagagagacagagcgagtgggggaagggtagagagagagggagacagagaatcccaagcaggctccacactgccagcgcagagcccgatgtggggctcaaaccctgaaaccatgagatcatgacctgagccgaaacctagagttggacgtttaactgactaagccacccgggtgccccaggaagGAAACTCCTTGGAATAACGGTTCCCCAGGTGTGGTCCCCAGATGAGCAGCAGCAGCTCGGTCCCCTGGGATTTTGTGAGAAAGGAAAATTCTCAGGCTCCATccaagacctactgaatcagaaactctggggtttAGGATCCAGCAATCTGTGTTACAAAAAGGCCtccaggaggggtgcctgggtggctcagtcggttgagcgcctaacttcagttcaggtcatgatctcacggttcgtgagctcaagccccgcatcatgttctgtgctgacagctcggaacctggagcctgcttcggattctgggtctccctccctctctgcccctcccccactcatgctctttctgtcaaaaacaaataaacattaaaaacattttttaacccATCTTCTATCTTATTAAAACGTCTGTTATTTGGTCTTTAGTAAATGAaatcaatgtcttttttttttttttttttttttttaaagtaggctccacacccaacatgagacttgaactcatgaccctgagattaggAGTCAGGTATTCTAtcaactcagccagccaggtgcccctcaaatcagtatcttaattaaaaatatatttaaaaacaccccttgatttttttttgaattaagaaTTTTAGGCATGtatctcgggcgcctgggtggctcagttggttaaacgtccaacttcggctcaggtcatgatctcgcagttcacgggcttgagccctgcgtggggctctgtgctgacagctcggagcctggagcctgcttccgattctgtgtctccctctctctttgctcccccactcccactcgtgctctttctctctctcaaaaataaacatttaaaaaagaaaaaaaaagaattttaggcaTACATCTCACAACCATCAGGATGGCCactattaaaaacacacaaaataaatattggcaaggacgtggagaaattggaaacttTGTGTACTGTTTGCGGGAACGAAAAATGGTACGGCTGCTGTGGATGTTAGGCATTtcccaagaaaattaaaaatgaaattaccaaaaaaaaaaaaaaatgcaattaccatatgatcctttGGCATAAAACTTTAGGGCATGGAATGGTATATAATACACGCAGAATCAtacactaattttctttttgtgactggcttatttcacttagcataatgtcctcaagacttatccatgttgtagcggCTGTCAGAATTCAcctcctttttaagactgaattatGGAAATATCCACGTAACGTAGGTCCAGACAAGGAGATGCAGGCAGATATCTACCAAGCTAAGAAAGTTTTGACCTCCTGCCTCGAACTCATACACAATGCCTGGAGCTGTGGCctccatcttgtgaccatgaggaaAAAACCGAATCAGACAGGCCTCAGCAACAACAGCCTCTGAACCTCTGAACAATGCCAGTAGCCCTCTCCCTCTAGACTTCTAGGAGAAAAATTAACCTTTTATTTGCATGCTGGATTGGGTCTGCTGTTAGTTGCAGCCCAAAGCGTTTATTTGTTTAAACTTTAAGtagatacatttattttgagtCCAACAcagagcaagtgggagaagggggggggtggcggagagggtgagagagagagagagagagagagagaataccaagcaggctctgtgctgccagcccagagcctgacatggagcttgaactcatgaaaccagaAGATCAGGACCTGATCCGAGACCagggtttaactgactgagccacccaggcatcatccccccccctcctccccctccccccccccccccccccccgcccaaagtATAACTGATACACTTCGTCAAGTTACATAACTCGTCTCCCTGGCCAGAATGTAGGTTTCGTGGTGGCAGAGAACTTGACTTTGTTCACACTGCGTGCCCAGCCCTTCCTGTCCCAATTGGTGGCTGGCAGAGACCCCACAGGTGGAGCGCGTGCTTAAGGTTCTTCATCCAAAATCTAACAGCCCCATCCTCTTGTGACCGCTGAGATAATCACAGCTTCAAATAGCGCTGGATGCATAGTAAACCCTCCACAAAGAGATGTTGGGGACCATCTTCGTTATAGCTTCCAGGCCGTATTCTCACCTACTTCCCAACTTCCCCTGGGGGGCTTTCATCAGCGGGCTCCTCGGCACGGGTGCCCCATCTCCCTTGCTGCAGCCCCCCTCTTGTTTCCGTGTCGTCCCCTTTGGTGTGTGTGACAAGAACCACAAGGAGCTGGCATCCTCTGTCTACACAAGTAGTAAGTGGTCTGGATCTAAAAGTGGGtcttgggggctcctgggtggctgagttggctgagcatctgatgcttggtttccgctcaggtcaagatctcacagtttcgtgagttcgagctccgcgttgggctctacgtcgacagcagggagcctgcttggatttcttcctctccctctctgtccttcacccAGCGccgtctctgtgtctgtctctttcaaaaataaataaacttaaaaaaattaaaaataactaaaataacaaGTTAACTAATTAAAAAGAAGTGGGCCTTGAGTCTTGACCAGTTCAATGATCCCATCTGGGCCTTGGCCATGagccaagtgtgtgtgtgtaataaggATTATCTGTTGTATCTACGTCATCGTTCTTTGGCCTAAGACTGccctctccccaaaagaaagacacacagaccagaggaaattcttcattttatttctgctccCAAACCACCAAAAGGAccagtccctgccctccctcatctagatgcagcccctcccccaacGCAACAcgacccctccccccacaacaaAACACTGATTTCCTCCCAGAGCTAAAATGAACACCCAGTCCCAACTAtggctgtcccccccccccaccccgcccacctgCATATTCACCTGCTCTGTGAACTTGGCCACCTTTTGGCTTCCTGCCCAAATGTTTCCCTAAGGTCACTTGGCTTGCTTTTTTGGTTATATTATTATACGGGGGCCATTCTTAagaccctccctggctcacatccCCAGGGGGCTCCCCTGTTTGTTCCACATTCATTCCGCATAGCTTCCTGGCCTCACTTCCCTGATTGAGAGACCAGGGTTGCAAGCTCCCCGtctctgggcccccagcccctcagctGTTACTTGAGAAGTGGAGATGTTGAGTAAGGCCAGACATTCCAGGATTCTGGGTGGGAGAAGGGGGGCAAATTCAGAAATGGACAAGAGCAGTCaaagataaaaggagagggagggggagaaagtcAGACAGAAAGGGGGATGGTGGGATCCTCCGACCCCAGCCCCAGAAATAGAGGTGAGCCAGAGATGAAGGCCAGTGCCCCTACAGCCCAAAGCCCCTCTAGCTGTTCCGGGTCCTCTGGCTCCGAGCCTTATACACCTCAATGAGCAGATCCTTGACATACTGGATCTCGCGCTCTACCGACTCAGCCCTCTCCCTCAACTCCCGGTTTCgagcctccagcccctggcactcGCCCTCCAGGGCCTCGCCCTCTGCCCGCTTCCTCTGGCGGTACCTCAGAGCTGCTGACTTGTTCTGGTCTCTCTTCTTTTGCTTGCGGTCCCCTCGGGTGGTGGTAGGATTCGGGTAGGGGGCCGGGCGAGaggctggaggtggagggggggggccCTGCTGCGGTGGGGGCAGGGATGCCGACCCTGAGTCTCCTGGCCCGGCCTCACTGCGGCAGTAGATAGCCAGCAAGTCAAGGGTATCcagagcagggggctgggggaggtcaaaggtggggagggggagtggaagagggagggagggcgctGGTGGCGGCGGCTGAGGCAGGGGGGAGGATGGTGGGAGGAGTGGCGCATCAAGGAAGAAGTCTTCTATCTGTTCCAGCTCCTTCTTGAGGAGAGAGGCCATGGCCTCCAggtcaggtgggggtggggagggtggggggagggcacctgggggtAAGGAGGGTTCCAGGGGCAGGAGGGCTGTAAAGTCCACCCGCTCAGTCATCCAGTCAGAGAAGCCGTCACCTGGAGAATTGGAGGAGGGACATAAATTTCCTTGAGTTCCCAGTCTCCTGCCTCACCTGGTGCTCATTCACGTCGGCTTCATTCATCCCATTCACTGAGTGACACCACCTACGAGCCAATCGGTCAACCGACCAACCCGTGAATCATCAGACCCCTCAAGAAACCAGCCAACAAATCAAACATCTAACCAACCACTTAACCAGCCAATCAACTACCCACCAGTTGGCCAACCAATCAACTAAGTGAATGAAGCAGTCAACCAACCAGTCAACCTATTAAGCAGCCAATCAATGGATCAGTCAACCAACCAATGACCCAAACAACAAAACTCAACCAGCTAGATCTTCGACCATTCCCAAATAATCTTTACTAACTACCCTACGTCCATAGTTTCTGATTTACTCTCCATCCCTAAAGACAAACTAGGtctcacacacacaacacacccGTTTCatctttaattcattaattattgAGAACAAACCATGTGCCAAGCGTTTGGAAAACACTAATGAGTAAAATaacccctgccccagggcctctgCGTATGCTGTTTCCTCTACCTGAAAAGCTCTTCCTTTGGGTCTTATTCCTTCCCAGCCTTTAGGTCTCAGCCAAAATGTTACCTGTATGTTTCCTCGCTACTCACTGTAAACTAaggctgtgtttttatttttttggctcaGCTACTGTTTCCCACTTATCCCAATATATCATCACTTAATTTGTCTTTTGTCTGCCTCCCCACTAGTGTGTGAGTTCCGGGAAGGCAGGGATTATGTCGGTCTTGTCTCAGCTGTATCCCCCAGCACCTAAAACATGACCTGGCTTAttacaggtgctcagtaaatatttcttgagtgaataaatgaatcctTCTCCCCTGTCCCCCATGCCCCAGCTCACCCCACCTCCATTCTCCACCTGTCCTTACCTGCCAGGGGCTCTCCTCCCCCTGGGAGCCCGCCCTCCAGGGCTCCCCCAAGGATTTCATAGGAGCCgaggggggcaggggccagggggaGTTTCCCATAGTCTACGAGCCAGCCCAGACCGCTAGCTGGGAGCAGGGCCCTGTCCAGCTCCAGCCCCAGGGTCGCCAGGAGTGACATGGCTGCAGCACGGGCTCTGGGCACGAGTCACAATGAAGAAGGCTGAACCAACAGCTAGAAGGAGGCTCTGGAAGTTGCTCAGCGGGGCAAAGACAGGCACCAAGGTGAAAGTggaagacctacatgtgagacaaAAGTAGGCAGTGTCAGAGCCTATCCACAGGCAAAGTCACAGGGAAACCAAGCCACACCCCCACGTCCCCAgggtcttcccttcccccttccaacTAGGCTCGAGACTGCACCTTGCCCTCGCAGAATTCTAAACCAAtgctttctttccccaaatctctGAGCCCCACCCACTCCCAAGGGAATTCTCTTTAGCCCTCACTTACTTTCCTTTAGAATATCCAAGCCCCACTCCTTCCAATATAGAAACATAATGTTCTCCCAGGGGAATTTCCTtaagcccctcccagccccccgcccGCAATTATTCAACTTCATAAAAAACTCACTCCCACAATTTTCTTCCAGCCACACCCCTTCTTTAGGCTCCACCCCATCCCTAGATGCAAGCTCGAATCGGTTCTCAGGGGAattgccccagccctgcccctttGTCAACGTAGAACACCAAGTCCCACCCTTTCCTTTCAACTTAGCGATGACCCCCTCTAGCCCCGCCCCCATATTTACCTTAACCCCACCCCTTCCCGACGATTCCCCCGAAGGCCCCGCTTTGTCTCCTATTGAAACCCCACCCCTCAGCGATGTTTGCTTAGCCCCGCCCCCTCTCACAATGGGCTCCCCAAGGCCCCACCCTTTGCAACCAAGGTGATCCTAGCTCCACCCCCTTCTTAACAGGTTGCCTCTAAGCCTCGCCTTACGCCCAATCTAAATCAGTCCCCCTCCCCCGAGCGGGTGCCTGAGTCAAAGGTAAGTTGTGCTGTGCGCCTGAGCAACATGGAGCGGGAGAGTGGAGGGGCCGGCAGAGAACAGCTCCCCACCCCTGACCCTTCCACACGCGGCTCTCTAGCCGAGGGCCAAAGCGCATGCTCCGCCACCGAGCCAACTGCCTGCGGGGGATCGGGGGGTCAGTGCGCATGTGCCGTTGCTTCCGTCCGCCCTTCACACAGAAATGCGGGCTCTGGTGGCTCGTGCACGTGAGCAGCCGCTCGCGGACAGACTTGCTCAAGGAGATGGTGGGTGGGAGACAACTCACCCTCTCTAGGGGCTAGTGCGCAGGCGCACCTGCACACAGGCCATCTTTAAACACCAACATTCTCAAGAACGCACCCTTCCCCCCATCGGCCCAAATGCGCATGCCTGGCCACGCGCCGACGGCGCGTCTTTCCTCTTCTGCGCTTGCGCGACCGTGATTCCTCACTCccgtctccccaccccacccccacgagACCTGGTCGAGAAGGCCGCGAGCTTCGAAAGGGCGGGAAAGGCGGTTGGAGAGGGAGGGGCGAGCGGTTACTCACTCCATGGCTGTGGAAcagagaggcggcggcggcctcCGCTGAAGAAAGAAGGCGGTAGCGAAGAGCGCAAGCGCGGTGAGCGCAGAGACGGGCCGGGGCACGGAGGGGTCGCGGCTACAGAGCCATGGCCAGGGCTATGCGGGCGGAGATGGCGTCGCGGTAGTCTGAGGAGAGATTGTGATCTGAGGACGGGGAATGAGGCGGCCCCGGGGACTGGGGACAGATATACCGCGGGTGGCGCAGCACGGCCCGCCAGGATCCTTCCGCGCTCCGCCCCACCCCACGAGGTCCCAACCGGGGGGCGGGCCTGGTCCCTACCTCTCGGGGATCCTGGGATccagtcccctcctcctcccgACCCCTAGAGTTCgacctttcccttcctcctattTGGGGATCCACCCTCCTCATCTTTCCTACCCCGGGGGTTCCGAGCCTCTCTTTCCTCTGACTCTGGGATCCAGCCGCCCTCCGCGATTTTCTGGATTCggtccccttcccccccccccccccccccgcccccgacctgCACCAGTTCACTTTTCCCCCTGCTTCCCGAATTTCCGGCCAGCCACACGCTAGTGTCCTCATCCCCCAACTGCCCCACGCTAGGAAACCTCTTTGTGGGTTAGAGTCTGGCGTGAGTCACGATGAGATCGCGCGCCTTTCAAATCTCAGACCTTTGAGGGTGGCAAGTGACAAGGTCTCTAGTCTCGTAGATCGGGGACTAACTACCTGTAATGAGGAGGATTAATAAATCAGGTATACCTGGTGAGGTTGTTTGTGAGAATCAAATAGGTCGGTGCCTGTGAAACCGAGAGCTGGGCTCTTATGTACCTGTTCagcgtattttattttatttttcaacgttttttattttcatttttatttttcaacatattttatttttaataggaacCCTTAGCCCTTCCTCCCGCTCTGGCAAAAACCCCGGACATTTGAACATCCAGCATGTGCTAGTAGGTCACTCCTTCAAGGTCTCAGTAATTTCCAGCCATCCCCACCTTTCCCCATCGTACATGATGGACGCTCAGCACATCCCTGTGTGGGTTGCAGAGAAGCCGGCATCATCACCGTAACTGCCttttctccatcctcttactCTCTATCAGCTTATTTCTCCATCAACTCTTATCCTCAGCACTTCTTTCAAAAGGGCCTCTGCTTCAGCTGTCCCCTCCCGGATCAGTTTCCCAAACCTGCCAGAGATACTGAGATCTGCACTTCCCTTTACTAAACAGAGGGGCTTCCTGGCCATTCCCTTCCTGTGCAGTAGGCCCTCCACTAGCCCAGGTGGTTTTGGGTCTTTGCTTCAGAAACCCTTCCCCACTTTGCATCTGCCCACAGCAGGACACCTGGAGTTCAGCTTTCATCGCTTGTGAGGGTTATGAGATCCAAAGAAAGTGGGGGAACCCTGAACTTGAGAGGTATCTGGGAATGAAGACATGCAGGCTTCTGTTACATGCAGGAAATCCTTCTTGGGGTCGGACCACTTTCACTTAGAGCACTAGCTGTCCACTCTGCCAGTGTTTGAGGACTTGACCTACATGATTACCTGGGGAGCACAGAGTCACAGTTAAGCACAGACTGTGGCGCTAGGTCGTTGGGTTCAAACCCTGACTCTACCCCACTTATTAGCTTATTGGCAATTTTGCTtacttccctgtgcctcagtctccaTGAATAGTACCAGAATAAAGTATGAAGTTTAGTTCATAGAAACATAGCAATATACATGGCAGTTTGGAGTGCCTActtcttgggtgcctggctggctcagttagtagagcatgcgacttgatcttggggccgtgagttcgagccccacatcaggagtAGAGTTTGCAAAACAATAGTGCCTACATCTTAGtactgttatgaggattaaataaattcagGTCAAGCACTTAGGTTAGTGCCTGGCAAGCAGGTGCTACATAAGGAGTGGTGGTGGTTGTTACTGAGGCAGCTGTGTTTTATCCCCACTGCTAAGCAGTAAGTGCTTTAAAAGATCGCCCAGCCTTTTAAGTGAGACTTAAGGACCGACCTTCCTTCTACTTCTCAGTATAGATATTTGAGCCATAGGTAGGATTAGGACAGACTGCTGGCAGAGGGTCGTGTCCCCCCACTACCCACCAAAGTCtgagtttttttctgaaaagatgtCCTATGATATACATGTGGACTAGATCTACAGAAAAGGcacaaagatagtacagagagtttccATGTACCCCTCATCCAGTTTTCCCCCTCGTTGACATCTAACATTACTGTGGTACATGAGTCACAACTAAAGAACCCACATAGATAAGGGGGTTTTAAAGTGCATGCTTTATTCTCATTTCACTAGTTGTTCTTCATGCTGTTTTTTTGTTCCAGATGCCGTATCACATTTAGTCGTCATGTCTCCTTAGCCTCTGGTCTCTGCagcagtttctcagactttcctagTCTTTTCATGATCTTGGCGGTTTTGAAGAGTTGGTCATTCTATAGAATATTCCTCAATTTGGTTTTGTCTCGTAGACTGGGATTATGGGTTTTTGAGAGGGTGGCCAGGTAGGATATTTGTTAATTACTGGACATGAACTTGCTTAGTATGGGAATCATGTTGTCGGCTGCATGCCACATATGCTGACTGAGGAGACATTGGGGCAGGGACCCTGGTCCTCTTGTCCCAGCCCCTTGCAGCTTTTTCTCTCCCTAGCTGTTGGATCTCACCCGGTTCAGCCCTGGTGCCAGCTGTCCCATCAGAGCAGCTTGACTGATTCCTACTGAGTGGGTGCCAGTTCACACACTTAGCTCCCTAGCCCTTCCCGGTGTATTCTAATTTGTGACTGGTGGGTCATCCATGGCCACCTGTGAACCCCGGTCTTGGCACCCCAAGCCCTCTCCTGTACCTCCTCTTGACCCCAGACCCATGGCACCTCCAGGACTCAAATGCCGCTGCCTCCCCAAGACTTGGAGTCTTGCATGTGggtccaggtgccccagtccctTCAACTcctgagctggggctgggagcATGGGCGGGGCTTCTGGGGACTCTTTTTCAGTGCGGAGGAGCCAGGCTTGGGGAGTGCAGTGGCCATTGCAGGCAGGTTGCATCACCCTGGCTCTTtgatggggagggggagtggggggattCTCTGGGGGCCCTGGCGCACCCGGCAACAGTTCCTGGTTAGTGAGGCCCTAGAGgcctgggttggggaggggccCTGGCGCTgcgagggagggagaaggagagcagCCACCTATGGGGGATCCCGAGTGTCTGAGACCAGTGTTAAGAAGAGGCCTCAGCTCACAGGCCGACCTGCTGGTCCTGCAGGGGGCAAGACTGAGGCCCTGAGAGGTGAAGGGGGTTGTGCGCAGTCACATTGCTAGTTAGAGCCCAGGCCTCCACGATACCGCATAGCTTTCAAGACCCCACAAGCCCCAGGGAGAGCCTGTCTTCTTTAGGCTCTGTGAGGTCCCTGACCCGCAGTCCAAGGCCTAGCCTGCCGGGAGGCTGCCTCATCTAGACCTTCACCTCAGGTTTGCCGCTGCTCACGATTGCCAAATTCCATCGATTCCAACCTGTTCCCATCTTCCTGCCCTAGTGGAGGCCCTCCTCACCAGCCACCCCTCGCTGTTTCCCAATCAAGGTGACTGGGCCTGGCATGATAGAAAAGGCACCCAGTTTGCATCAGACGGACCTAGATTCTCTCTGAAGAGGTGCTAGGGCAGGTACCGGGGTCATGCGGGGCCGGAAGGGGGCAGGAGTTGGAGGTTGGTGTCCTGGCAAACAAGGGCAGGAGGGCCAAGGCCAGCCCGGTTGGGGAAAGGACGGTACAGGGGCCAGGCATGCAGAGCATAGGTCTGCCACGTGGCCTAGTAGCTCAGAGTCCTCGGGAGCCCTTCCGCTGCTCCTGTGGTGTCTCCCTCGGCAGAAGCAGCCACGGCCCTTCAAGCCTGGGTAGGCCCCACATGGCTGTACTGGCTCCGGCACCCTCGGTGCTCgtcttctgtgtttgtttcctgtGGCTGTTGCAACAGACCATCATAAACACAGTGGCTCAGATCAACACACTTTCGTTCCCTTTCACTTCTGAAGACCGAAAGTCTAAAATGGGTTTGTAGGGccgtgttccttctggaggctcaagGGGAGAATCCATTCTTGGCTTTTCTAGAGGCGCCTGTGTTCCTCAGCTCATGGCCCTTCTCGCGTCACTCTGACCTTTGCTTCTATCATCTCCTCTCCCATTGTCTCCTTTGATCCTCTTGCCCTCCCACTTACATTACATTAGGGTTTGTGATTACATTAGGGTTCACCCAGATCATCCAGAATATCTGCATTCAGGATCCTCAGTTTAATCATATCTGCAGACTCCCTTTTTCCAGGTAGGGTAATCTGTTCACAGGTTGTGGGGACTAGGATGTAGACCTCTTCGGAGAGCCATTTTCCAGCCTATCACACCTCCCAAGGGAGcctattttctcatctggaagATGAAAGCTAGGGCCA
This window contains:
- the ATF5 gene encoding cyclic AMP-dependent transcription factor ATF-5, which translates into the protein MSLLATLGLELDRALLPASGLGWLVDYGKLPLAPAPLGSYEILGGALEGGLPGGGEPLAGDGFSDWMTERVDFTALLPLEPSLPPGALPPPSPPPPDLEAMASLLKKELEQIEDFFLDAPLLPPSSPLPQPPPPAPSLPLPLPLPTFDLPQPPALDTLDLLAIYCRSEAGPGDSGSASLPPPQQGPPPPPPASRPAPYPNPTTTRGDRKQKKRDQNKSAALRYRQRKRAEGEALEGECQGLEARNRELRERAESVEREIQYVKDLLIEVYKARSQRTRNS